Proteins encoded by one window of Blautia faecicola:
- a CDS encoding DUF6870 family protein: MVNQSVIDSSVDLEQLKDIEDLIPDMDKAISEKVETFLDKSGDQPYAHMNEGYVVVVEMTGEMDATDAISDYLRKRTELMY, encoded by the coding sequence ATGGTGAATCAGTCAGTAATAGACTCCAGTGTTGATCTGGAGCAGTTAAAGGACATTGAAGATTTAATTCCTGATATGGATAAAGCTATTTCTGAGAAAGTGGAAACTTTTCTGGATAAATCCGGCGATCAGCCGTATGCCCACATGAATGAAGGATATGTAGTGGTTGTGGAGATGACAGGAGAAATGGATGCCACAGATGCCATTAGCGATTATCTTAGAAAAAGAACGGAGTTGATGTATTAG
- a CDS encoding helix-turn-helix domain-containing protein — translation MTIGDKIKKIRTFRNMTQAELGAALGWGDKGANRLAQYETNYRVPRKDLVTEMAKILDVNPLALHEPTTMDASELMEILFWIDEFNPAAINLFQLETYPGEKCNSSEDTSVRYHDSDNWPAHPPVGMWFNYGVLNDFMKEWVLRKKELKSGEITRNEYFEWKINWPQTCDGCEKFEPKRQWRSVNAELSET, via the coding sequence ATGACAATCGGTGATAAAATAAAAAAAATCCGGACATTCCGGAATATGACACAGGCAGAACTTGGTGCTGCCCTCGGCTGGGGCGATAAAGGTGCAAACCGCCTTGCCCAATATGAAACGAATTACCGGGTTCCCCGCAAAGATCTGGTAACTGAAATGGCTAAAATTCTGGATGTGAATCCACTGGCACTGCATGAGCCTACTACTATGGATGCTTCTGAACTTATGGAAATCCTGTTCTGGATTGACGAATTTAATCCGGCAGCTATCAATCTCTTTCAGTTAGAAACTTATCCCGGAGAGAAATGCAATTCCAGCGAAGATACCTCTGTCCGTTACCATGATTCAGATAACTGGCCTGCTCATCCACCTGTTGGTATGTGGTTCAATTATGGAGTTCTCAATGATTTTATGAAAGAATGGGTTCTCAGAAAGAAAGAATTAAAATCTGGCGAAATTACCAGAAATGAATATTTTGAATGGAAAATCAACTGGCCGCAGACCTGTGATGGGTGTGAGAAATTTGAGCCGAAAAGGCAGTGGCGATCTGTTAATGCTGAACTTAGTGAAACTTAG